A single genomic interval of Balaenoptera musculus isolate JJ_BM4_2016_0621 chromosome 14, mBalMus1.pri.v3, whole genome shotgun sequence harbors:
- the PRKAB1 gene encoding 5'-AMP-activated protein kinase subunit beta-1, producing MGNTSSERAALDRQGGHKTPRGDSSGGSKDGDRPKILMDSPEDADLFHSEEIKAPEKEEFLAWQHDVEVNDKAPAQARPTVFRWTGGGKEVYLSGSFNNWSKLPLTRSHNNFVAILDLPEGEHQYKFFVDGQWTHDPSEPIVTSQLGTVNNVIQVKKTDFEVFDALMVDSQKCSDVSELSSSPPGPYHQEPYVWKPEERFKAPPILPPHLLQVILNKDTGISCDPALLPEPNHVMLNHLYALSIKDGVMVLSATHRYKKKYVTTLLYKPI from the exons ATGGGCAACACGAGCAGCGAGCGCGCTGCGCTGGACCGGCAGGGCGGCCACAAGACGCCCCGAGGGGACAGCTCGGGGGGCTCCAAGGATGGGGACAGGCCCAAGATCCTGATGGACAGCCCCGAGGACGCTGACCTCTTCCACTCCGAGGAAATCAAG GCTCCGGAGAAGGAGGAGTTCCTGGCCTGGCAGCACGATGTGGAAGTGAACGACAAAGCTCCTGCCCAGGCTCGGCCAACCGTGTTTCGATGGACGGGGGGCGGAAAGGAAGTTTACTTATCTGGGTCCTTCAACAATTGGAGTAAACTGCCCCTCACAAGAAG CCACAATAACTTCGTAGCCATCCTGGACCTGCCCGAAGGAGAGCATCAGTACAAGTTCTTCGTGGATGGTCAGTGGACACACGACCCTTCTGAG CCGATAGTGACCAGCCAGCTTGGCACAGTAAACAACGTCATTCAAGTGAAGAAAACTGACTTTGAAGTATTTGATGCTTTGATGGTGGATTCTCAAAAGTGCTCCGATGTGTCTG AGCTGTCCAGTTCCCCCCCAGGACCCTACCACCAGGAGCCCTACGTCTGGAAGCCAGAGGAGCGGTTTAAAGCACCACCCATCCTCCCGCCGCATCTTCTCCAGGTCATCCTGAACAAGGACACGGGGATTTCC TGCGATCCAGCTTTGCTCCCTGAGCCCAACCACGTCATGCTGAACCACCTCTATGCACTTTCCATCAAG GACGGAGTGATGGTGCTCAGCGCGACCCACCGGTACAAGAAAAAATACGTCACCACCTTGTTATACAAGCCCATATGA